A single genomic interval of Gossypium raimondii isolate GPD5lz chromosome 11, ASM2569854v1, whole genome shotgun sequence harbors:
- the LOC105804404 gene encoding replication factor C subunit 3 translates to MLWVDKYRPKTLAQVIVHEDIAQNLTKLVTEQDCPHLLFYGPSGSGKKTLIMALLRQIFGPSAEKVKVENRNWKIDAGSRTIDLELTTLASTNHVELSPSDVGFQDRYIVQEIIKEMAKNRPIDTKGKKGFKVLVLNEVDKLSREAQHSLRRTMEKYSASCRLILCCNSSSKVTEAIRSRCLNIRINAPSAEQIVKVLEFIGKKEGLQIPSGFAARIAEKSNRNLRRAILSFETCRVQQYPFTSNQAIPPMDWEEYISEIATDIMKEQSPKRLFQVRGKVYELLINCIPPEIVLKRLLHELLKKLDAELKHEVCHWAAYYEHRMRLGQKAIFHIEAFVAKFMSIYKAFLIATFG, encoded by the exons ATGTTGTGGGTTGATAAATATCGACCCAAAACCCTAGCTCAAGTCATTGTTCATGAAGACATTGCCCAAAATCTAACAAAACTg GTTACTGAGCAAGATTGCCCGCATTTACTCTTCTATGGACCATCTGGGTCTGGCAAGAAAACCCTAATCATGGCCCTTCTTAGACAAATATTTGGTCCCAGTGCTGAAAAG GTGAAAGTGGAGAATAGGAATTGGAAAATTGAT gCTGGAAGTAGAACCATTGATCTTGAGTTGACCACATTAGCAAGCACGAACCATGTGGAGTTGAGTCCAAGTGATGTAGGCTTTCAGGACAGATATATAGTTCAAGAGATTATTAAAGAAATGGCTAAAAATAGACCCATTGACACAAAAGGGAAAAAGGGATTTAAAg TGCTAGTACTCAATGAAGTTGACAAGCTTTCTAGAGAAGCTCAGCATTCTCTCCGTAGAACAATGGAGAAGTACAGTGCTTCTTGCCGGCTAATTTTGTGCTGTAATAGTTCTTCAAAAGTCACTGAGGCGATTCGATCTCGCTGTCTGAATATCCGAATAAATGCACCTTCAGCAGAACAG ATTGTTAAGGTGTTGGAGTTCATTGGAAAGAAAGAAGGGCTGCAAATTCCATCTGGTTTTGCAGCCCGCATTGCTGAAAAGTCAAACCGGAATTTAAGGAGAGCTATATTGTCATTTGAGACTTGCCGTGTTCAACA gtATCCTTTTACAAGCAACCAAGCAATTCCGCCAATGGATTGGGAAGAATATATATCAGAAATAGCAACTGACATAATGAAGGAACAGAGTCCTAAAAG GCTGTTTCAGGTTAGAGGCAAGGTGTATGAATTGCTCATCAATTGCATCCCTCCAGAGATTGTCTTGAAG AGGCTCCTCCATGAACTATTGAAGAAATTGGATGCAGAGCTAAAGCATGAGGTTTGCCATTGGGCTGCatattat GAGCATAGGATGCGTCTTGGACAGAAAGCCATCTTTCACATTGAAG CATTTGTTGCCAAATTCATGAGCATTTACAAGGCTTTCCTGATTGCAACATTTGGCTGA